Part of the Sinomonas atrocyanea genome is shown below.
CACCCAGGCCGAGCTCGAGCCGCTCAAGGTCATGCCCCGCCTGGTCCGGGAGGGCAAGCTCACGGAGGAGGCGGCGATCTCGGTGGCCCGGGCGATCGGCCAGATGACCGACCGCATGGTCGTCTGGCAGGTCGAGGCCCTCGTCGAGGACATGATCTCGAGCCAGGGGATGACTGACTCCGAGGCACGCGTCGCGCTGCTCGAGCGGCTCCCGGACCTGGTCGGCCCGCTCGAGGAGATGCTCGTCTACTCCTGGCACCGCCAGCTCGCCGCGGGCGTCCAGCGCCTCGTGGTCAGGGCCCAGGCCGGGCTCGACTCGAGCGAGGAAGGACGCGACGGCACGGAGGACGACGCCCCGCTGCCGTTGGCACGCGCCGTCGGCTTCGCCGACCTCGTCTCCTACACGTCCCTCTCGCGCCGGATGAATGAGAGGACCCTCGCCCAGCTCGTCCAGCGGTTCGAGAACCGCTGCTCCGAGATCATCGCCGTGGGCGGCGGACGCCTCGTCAAGACCATCGGTGACGAGGTGCTCTACATCGCCGAGACCCCGGCGGCGGGCGCCCAGATCGCGCTGGCGCTGTCCAAGGAGTTCGCGGAGGACGAGATCCTCCCGCAGTGCCGGGTCGCCATGGTCTGGGGCCGCGTGCTGAGCCGGCTCGGAGACATCTACGGGCCGACGGTGAACCTCGCCGCCCGCCTGACCGCGATCGCCGAGCCCGGGCAGGTCCTCGTGGACGACGTCACCGCGAAGGCCCTCGCAGGGGACGAGCGGTTCGTCCTCGAACACCGCGAGCCCGAGATGGTCCGCGGCTTCGGCGAGATCCATCCGGTGGCGCTGCGCCACGGCACCGGGCCGGGCATCGTCCTCGACTGACCCGCGTCCCCGACTGACGCGGCGCACCCGCCGGCGCGCCGGGTCAGTGTGCGGTGGTGGGGGGAGACCTCCCCATCGCGGGCCCGGACGGCGAGGCACTAGGCTGTGCCGGGGACATCGCCGGGGCTCGGGGCCCGGGCCGGTGGAGAGAGCACACACATTCCAGGGGGAGCGGATGACGCTGACGACAGAGCAGGCCACATGGTTCGCCGAGACCTTCGAGCGCCTCGCAGCGAACGTCGGCCAGGCCGTGCTCGGCAAGGACCACGTGGTCCGGCTCGCGCTCACCGCCATGCTCGCCGAGGGCCACATCCTCCTCGAAGACGCGCCCGGGACCGGCAAGACCTCGCTCGCGCGGGCGCTCGCGGCCACGGTGCAGGGCACCAACTCACGCATCCAGTTCACCCCGGACCTGCTGCCCTCCGACGTCACCGGCGTGACGATCTACGACCAGAAGACCCAGCAGTTCGAGTTCCACAAGGGCCCGATCTTCGCCAACATCGTCCTCGCGGACGAGATCAACCGGGCCTCGCCCAAGACCCAGTCGGCGCTGCTCGAGGTCATGGAGGAGTCCCGGGTCACCGTGGACGGCGTGACCTACGAGGCCGGCAGGCCGTTCATGGTGATGGCCACCCAGAACCCGATCGAGCAGGCTGGCACCTACCGGCTCCCCGAGGCCCAGCTCGACCGGTTCCTCATCAAGACCTCGATCGGCTACCCCGACCACGCCTCCACCGTGCGCCTCCTCGGCGGCGCCTCGGTGAAGGACCGGTCCCGCGAGCTCGCCCCGATCATCACCACCAACGCGGTGGCCGAGATGGCCGAGCTGGGAGCCCAGAACCACGTGGACACGGCAGTCCTCGAGTACGTCTCGCGCCTGTGCGAGGCGACGCGCAACGCCCCCGAGACGCGGCTCGGGGTGAGCGTGCGCGGCGCCATCGCCATGGTCCGGGCCGCCAAGGTCTGGGCCGCGGCGCAGGGGCGCAACTTCGTGCTCCCCGACGACGTCAAGGAGCTGGCGGCGGTCGTCTGGACCCACCGCTTCGTCATGGACCCGGAGGCCGAGTTCGCCGGGGTCACCCCGGACCGGATCCTCGAGCGCGTCCTGGGCGAAGTCGCCGCACCGCAGTCCCGCGCCGGGGTGTGAGCCCGGCGATGCCCACCCGCAACCCGTTCGCGGCGGCGCGGGACGCCGTCGTCCGCCGTCTTCCCGGACGCAGCGGGAGCCGTCCGGCGCCCGAGACCGACGCGTCCTCCCGGCCGCGCCTGCACCCCGCCTCGCTCTGGCTGGAGGCGGCGGGCCTCGGCCGCTCCTACGCGGCGCCGACGCTGGCCCGCGCCGGCGCGGCGTACCGGAGCCGCCTGCACCCGACGCTGTCGGTGGTGAGCCCGCTCGGCTGGGCGGTTGCGCTCGCTGCCGTGCTGCTGGCCCTTGCCGGGGCCGCCTGGGGCTGGCAGGAGGCGACCGCCGCGGCGCTGCTCGCGGCGAGCCTGTTCGTCCTCTCGATTGTGTTCGTGCTGGGCCGCGCCTCGTATGCCGTAGACCTGGACCTCGCCCGCACCCGCGTGGCCGTGGGGGAGAGCGCGGTGGGCGGCATCGAGGTGGTCACCACGTCCTCGCGTCCCGTGGCGCCGTCGCTCCTCGAGCTGCCCGTCGGCGCGGCCACGGCCGTGTTCCACCTTCCGCGCATGCGCCCCGGCGTCCCGCACGAGGACCTGTTCACGATTCCCACCGAGCGGCGCGCCGTGATCGTGGTCGGGCCGGTCCGCTCCGTCCGGGCCGACCCGATCGGGCTCCTGCGCCGCCAGGTGGTCTGGACCGAGCCGCAGGACCTGTACGTGCACCCCCGCACCGCCGTGCTCGGGACCTCGGCGGCCGGCTTCATCCGGGACCTCGAGGGGATGCCGACCAGCGAGCTCGCCACCTCGGACGTGTCCTTCCACGCGCTGCGCGAGTACATCCCCGGTGACGACCGCCGCCACATCCACTGGAAGACGACGGCCCGCACGGGCACGCTCATGGTGCGCCAGTTCGAGGAGACGCGCCGGGCCCACCTCGCGGTGTGCCTGTCCGCGAACCTTGCGGAGTACGGCACCGAGGACGACTTCGAGCTCGCCGTCTCGGTGGCCGGCTCGATCGGCCGGCAGGCCCTCGCGGAGCAGCGCGAGCTGAGCGCCCTCACCCAGCGCGGCCCGCTGCGCACCGAGAGCCCGCGCCACTACCTCGACGACCTGACCCGCCTGCAGGGCGCCGCGATGCGCCCGACGGCGGTCGACGCCGCCCGCTCCACCGCGGACAGCGTGCCCAACGCCTCGGTCGTGTTCCTCGTGGTGGGCACCGGCGTCACCCCCACCCAGCTGCGCGCCGCCGCAGCATCCATCCCGCCCGGCATCCGCACCTTCGCCGTGCGCTGCGAGGCCGGGGCCGCCCCCAGGCGTGCCGGCATCGCGGACCTCACCGTGCTCACGGTGGGTGCCCTCGAGGACCTGGGCCCGGTGCTGCGGAAGGCGGCGGCATGAGCGAGACCACCCGCCTGCGGCCGCGCCGACCCACCCCCGGCGGCGCCGAGAGCGGCGGCGGAAGCGGCCGTCCGCGGAGCGGCGGCGCTGCTGCCCGCTCCCCGCGGCCGGGCTTCTGGGCCGGCCGGAACCCCTGGCTGCACGCGGTCGACGCCGCGGCCATCCTCGTGCTCGCGGCGCTCGGCATCGCCGGCTTCCACCTCGCCTACGGCGGCGACCGGCACTACCTGGTCGCGGGCCTCACCGGGGCAGCCCTCGGCCTCGCGGTCGCATTCGGCTCGTCCGCGCTGCGCCCCGGCTGGCTCGTGAGCACGGCGGGGGCCTTCCTCGCCTACCTCCTGGTGGGCGGCCTCGTGGCGACCCCGGACGAGTCCGCGGGCGGCTTCATTCCCACCCTCGCCTCGCTGCGGACGCTCCTGCTCGGGATCGTCGTCTCCTGGAAGGACAACCTGACCGTCGCGGCCCCGCTCGGCACGGCCTCCGGGATGCTCGTGGTGCCGTATCTGAGCGCGTTCGTGTGCTGCCTCGCCGCGGGGCTGCTCGCGTGGCGGCTGCGCCGGCCCTACTGGCCCCTCGTCCCGGTCACGGTGCTGTTCGTCGTCGGCATCGCCTTCGGCACGCACGAGGCCTTCCTCGCCCTGCCGCGAGGCGTCGCCTTCGCCGTGACCGGGGTCCTGTGGTCCTCGTTCCGCCGGTCGGCGGCCCGCGTCGGGACGGCACGCGTCGTCTCGGGCGAGACGACCGTGGCCGACCCCGGCTCGGCGCGCGCGGCCAGACTCCGCCGCGTGGGCCTCGGCGCCGCCGTGGTGGCGGTGGCCGCCGCGGCGACGCTGGCCCTCGCCCCCGCCGTCACCGCGGGCGCCCAGCGCGACGTGCTCCGGGACCGCGTGGTACCGCCCTTCGACCCGCACAACTACGTGAGCCCCCTCTCGGGGTTCCGCAGCTTCGTCAAGGACCAGCGGGACTCCGTGCTGTTCACCGTCTCAGGGCTGCCCCAGGGCGGCCGGGTGCGGCTCGCGGCCCTGGATGCCTACGACGGCACCGTGGCCAACGTCGACCAGTCCGGCTCGGGCTCCTTCGCCAAGGTCGGCGACGCGTCCTCGATTGCGGCCGCGGATCCGCCCTCCGGGGCGAGCACGCCGTACACGCTCGACGTCACCGTGCGCGACTACCGCGGCTACTTCCTGCCCGGCGGGCGGACGACGACGGGCATCGCCTTCGACGACAAGAACAGCCCGGCGGCGGAAGGCCTCTACTTCAACCCGCTCACGGACACGGCCATCTCCACGGCCGGCGTGGCCGCAGGCGACGAGTATGCGGTCCGCGTCGTCGAGCCCAAGCGGCCCGACGACGCGCTGCTGGCCCAGGCCCAGTTCGCTCCGGTGAGCCTGCCCGCCGTCGACGGCGTCCCGCAGGTGCTCCAGGCCAAGGCCGGGGACATCCTGGGGGACAGCCAGGCGCCGCTCGAGCGGGTGCGGACCCTCGAGTCCTACTTCCAGAAGTTCGGCGCGTTCAGCAACGGGCTCATCGCCGAGGGCCAGGTGCCCAGCCTCTCCGGGCACGGCGCGGGGCGGCTGCGGGCCATGCTCACCGCCAAGCAGATGGTCGGCGACGACGAGCAGTACTCGGTGACGATGGCGCTCATGGCGCGCCAGCTCGGCATCCCTGCCCGCGTCGTCATGGGCTTCTACCCCGAGAAGCCCCAGCCGGCCGGGACGAAGATCGACATCAAGGGCAAGGACGTCCACGCGTGGGTCGAGGTGGCGTTCGAGGGCTACGGCTGGGTCGCCTTCGACCCGACGCCGCCGAAGAACAACGTCCCGATCCCGCCCGACCCGCAGGCCCAGTCGAAGCCGCGCCCGCAGGTGCTCCAGCCCCCGCCGCCGCCCCAGGCGCCGGTCGAGCTGCCACCGGACTCGCGGCCCGACGTGCTGGACCAGGAGCAGAAGAAGGACAACTTCTGGCTGATCTTGGGCCCCATCCTCGCCGCCGTGGGCATCGGGCTCATCCCGATCGCGGTCCTCGCGCTGCCCCTCGTGCTCGTCGCGTGGCTGAAGCTGCGCCGCCGCCGGCGGCGGCTGGCCGCGGAGCATCCGGCGGAGCGGGTGAGCGGCGGCTGGCGCGAGTACACGAACTTCGCGACCGACCTCGGCGCGAGCCTCGACGCCCGTTCGACCCGGCGCGAGACCGCGGCGGTCCTCGGGGAGGCGTTCCCGGACTCGGCGGGCACGACGACGATGCTCGCCCGCCGCGCGGACGCCGCCGTCTTCGGCGCGGGCCGTCCGAGCGAGAACGAGGTCGACGCCTACTGGGCCGACGTGGACAGCTCCATCGAGGCGATGCGCGGCTCGCTCGGGTTCTGGCGGCGCCAACGCGCCAGGTTCTCGCCGCGCTCGCTCCTGCTCGAGGCGCGGGCGGCGCTGGCCGCCCGCGGCTCCGGAGCGCGCGGCGCAGACCGCGCACCGGCTCTGCGGCGCCTGTGGGGCCGGCGCGGCACGGCAGCCAAGGGCAGGACCAGGGGAGGGACTGAATGACGGCCTCGGTGCCGCCCCGCGCGCAGCCCGAAGCGGTGTGCCCGGCGTGTGGCAGTATGGTCCGGCAAGGAGCGCTGTTCTGCCCCGTCTGCGGGGCGCCAGCGGGCCACACTGGAGGCCACGGGCCGTCCGGCCGCACGCCTGCAGGCCGCACTGGGGGATACGAGGGGAACACGGGGACCATGGTGAATCTCGAGCTGGTCAATGCCTCCACGGGCAAGCGCGCCGGCGCCAAGCTCATCGACCTCGGCCTCGCCTGGATCCTCCAGCTCCTGCCCTACCTCCTCGCCCTCGCCTCCCTCTCGACGCTCTCGGGGAGCGCGTACCCCACGAGCTCGGACGAGCAGGCCCTGCTGGCCGCCGCCGTCTGGTGGGTGACCGGCACCGTGCTCGGGATCGCCCTGTGGATCTTCTGCTGGGCCTGGGAGGCCCGCACCGGCAAGACGCCGGGGCAGGCCATGCTGGGGCTGCGCACGAGCGGCCCCGAGGGCCTCGCGCCCGGCTGGGGCGCGGTGTTCGTGCGGAACTTCGTCTTCGGGCTCATCTGCCTGATCCCCGTGGCCGGCGTGGTCCTTGCCCTCATCTCGAACATGTTCGATCCGAACAGCAAGCGGCAGGGCTGGCACGACAAGGCGGCCAGGACATTCGTCTTCGACGTCCGCGCCGGCCGGGACCCGCTCACCACCGGCGGGATCAACGGCCCCGCCTCGTTCGCGCCCCGTGCGGACCTCCCCTCCGTCCAGGAGGTCGCCTCCCCGATGGCGTCGCCGGCCGCCAAGCCCCAGGTGCCGGCGCGCCCGGCCACCGCTCCGGCCGCCCCGCCCGCGGGTGCGGTGCCCCCGGCCGCGGCTCCCGCGCCCGCCGGCGCCGTCCCCGCCCCCGCCCCTGCGCCGCATGCCGCCGACCCGGACGCCGACCTCGGGGCCACCCGGTTCGCCCCGTCCCGGCAGACCGGTGCGCCGGCAGCGGGCGGCGCCCCCTCGGCGTCGGACGTGGTGCTGACCTTCAACGACGGCCGCCGGATCGCGCTGCGCGGGCCCGTCCTCATCGGCCGCAACCCCGCCGGCTACGACGACGAGACCGTGCAGGAGTTCCTCGCGGTGGACGATCCGGGCAAGAGCGTCTCCAAGACGCACCTGGCGGTGTGGAGCGACCCGAGCGGCGTGTGGGTCCAGGACCGCAAGTCGACCAACGGCACCCGCGTGGTCCGCGCCGACGGTGCGACCGCCGAGGCTCCCGCCGGCCAGCCCGTCCTCGTCGATGCGGGCGACGTGGTCCGCTTCGGCGACTGCTTCTTCTCGATCGGAAGGGGACACGCGTGACCGACACGCACGCGCCCGATCTTGATCCGCGCCTGCGGCTCACGGTCGGCTTCGGCACGGACCGCGGGCTTCGCCGCGAACTCAACGAGGACTCGTTCCTCGCCCAGGATCCGGTGTTCATGGTCGCGGACGGCATGGGCGGCCACGAGGCGGGCGAGGTGGCCAGCCAGCTGTGCGTGCAGACGCTGCGCGAGGCCGCCATGCTGGCCCCGGGAACCCACGCCGCGACCGCCCAGGACATCCAGCACGTGATCCAGGACGCCGACTGGCGCATCCGCGATGCCACGGGCGCCCGCGCGGGGACCACCCTCTCCGGAGCGGTGCTCATCGA
Proteins encoded:
- a CDS encoding adenylate/guanylate cyclase domain-containing protein yields the protein MDEPNGEALWEGPEERPAERLDAAAPEAVRTDAGDADSAGEDAAGEDAAREVRAGEDAAEDASADPARAQSHRAGQRAPRPARRITSKDIEVLLLGGERTLKRREVAAAAGVSLYSARKLWRALGMPNFTDDDLAFTQAELEPLKVMPRLVREGKLTEEAAISVARAIGQMTDRMVVWQVEALVEDMISSQGMTDSEARVALLERLPDLVGPLEEMLVYSWHRQLAAGVQRLVVRAQAGLDSSEEGRDGTEDDAPLPLARAVGFADLVSYTSLSRRMNERTLAQLVQRFENRCSEIIAVGGGRLVKTIGDEVLYIAETPAAGAQIALALSKEFAEDEILPQCRVAMVWGRVLSRLGDIYGPTVNLAARLTAIAEPGQVLVDDVTAKALAGDERFVLEHREPEMVRGFGEIHPVALRHGTGPGIVLD
- a CDS encoding AAA family ATPase, whose translation is MTLTTEQATWFAETFERLAANVGQAVLGKDHVVRLALTAMLAEGHILLEDAPGTGKTSLARALAATVQGTNSRIQFTPDLLPSDVTGVTIYDQKTQQFEFHKGPIFANIVLADEINRASPKTQSALLEVMEESRVTVDGVTYEAGRPFMVMATQNPIEQAGTYRLPEAQLDRFLIKTSIGYPDHASTVRLLGGASVKDRSRELAPIITTNAVAEMAELGAQNHVDTAVLEYVSRLCEATRNAPETRLGVSVRGAIAMVRAAKVWAAAQGRNFVLPDDVKELAAVVWTHRFVMDPEAEFAGVTPDRILERVLGEVAAPQSRAGV
- a CDS encoding DUF58 domain-containing protein — protein: MPTRNPFAAARDAVVRRLPGRSGSRPAPETDASSRPRLHPASLWLEAAGLGRSYAAPTLARAGAAYRSRLHPTLSVVSPLGWAVALAAVLLALAGAAWGWQEATAAALLAASLFVLSIVFVLGRASYAVDLDLARTRVAVGESAVGGIEVVTTSSRPVAPSLLELPVGAATAVFHLPRMRPGVPHEDLFTIPTERRAVIVVGPVRSVRADPIGLLRRQVVWTEPQDLYVHPRTAVLGTSAAGFIRDLEGMPTSELATSDVSFHALREYIPGDDRRHIHWKTTARTGTLMVRQFEETRRAHLAVCLSANLAEYGTEDDFELAVSVAGSIGRQALAEQRELSALTQRGPLRTESPRHYLDDLTRLQGAAMRPTAVDAARSTADSVPNASVVFLVVGTGVTPTQLRAAAASIPPGIRTFAVRCEAGAAPRRAGIADLTVLTVGALEDLGPVLRKAAA
- a CDS encoding transglutaminase family protein, whose protein sequence is MSETTRLRPRRPTPGGAESGGGSGRPRSGGAAARSPRPGFWAGRNPWLHAVDAAAILVLAALGIAGFHLAYGGDRHYLVAGLTGAALGLAVAFGSSALRPGWLVSTAGAFLAYLLVGGLVATPDESAGGFIPTLASLRTLLLGIVVSWKDNLTVAAPLGTASGMLVVPYLSAFVCCLAAGLLAWRLRRPYWPLVPVTVLFVVGIAFGTHEAFLALPRGVAFAVTGVLWSSFRRSAARVGTARVVSGETTVADPGSARAARLRRVGLGAAVVAVAAAATLALAPAVTAGAQRDVLRDRVVPPFDPHNYVSPLSGFRSFVKDQRDSVLFTVSGLPQGGRVRLAALDAYDGTVANVDQSGSGSFAKVGDASSIAAADPPSGASTPYTLDVTVRDYRGYFLPGGRTTTGIAFDDKNSPAAEGLYFNPLTDTAISTAGVAAGDEYAVRVVEPKRPDDALLAQAQFAPVSLPAVDGVPQVLQAKAGDILGDSQAPLERVRTLESYFQKFGAFSNGLIAEGQVPSLSGHGAGRLRAMLTAKQMVGDDEQYSVTMALMARQLGIPARVVMGFYPEKPQPAGTKIDIKGKDVHAWVEVAFEGYGWVAFDPTPPKNNVPIPPDPQAQSKPRPQVLQPPPPPQAPVELPPDSRPDVLDQEQKKDNFWLILGPILAAVGIGLIPIAVLALPLVLVAWLKLRRRRRRLAAEHPAERVSGGWREYTNFATDLGASLDARSTRRETAAVLGEAFPDSAGTTTMLARRADAAVFGAGRPSENEVDAYWADVDSSIEAMRGSLGFWRRQRARFSPRSLLLEARAALAARGSGARGADRAPALRRLWGRRGTAAKGRTRGGTE
- a CDS encoding RDD family protein; this encodes MVNLELVNASTGKRAGAKLIDLGLAWILQLLPYLLALASLSTLSGSAYPTSSDEQALLAAAVWWVTGTVLGIALWIFCWAWEARTGKTPGQAMLGLRTSGPEGLAPGWGAVFVRNFVFGLICLIPVAGVVLALISNMFDPNSKRQGWHDKAARTFVFDVRAGRDPLTTGGINGPASFAPRADLPSVQEVASPMASPAAKPQVPARPATAPAAPPAGAVPPAAAPAPAGAVPAPAPAPHAADPDADLGATRFAPSRQTGAPAAGGAPSASDVVLTFNDGRRIALRGPVLIGRNPAGYDDETVQEFLAVDDPGKSVSKTHLAVWSDPSGVWVQDRKSTNGTRVVRADGATAEAPAGQPVLVDAGDVVRFGDCFFSIGRGHA